In Methanothrix sp., a genomic segment contains:
- a CDS encoding acetoin utilization protein AcuC produces MIYLYYSERFQGYNFGPEHPFNPARLMLTFSLMEESGLIDERVCRLEPCPAGEEDILRVHTPEYLEAVRLEEPDLAFGLGSDDTPVFGGIYEASRMLAGASIDAARRIAAEDCSAFNIGGGLHHALPTVASGFCVFNDPALAIRVLRESFDRVLYIDIDGHHGDGVQQIFYTDPHVLTISMHESGLYLFPGTGFIEEVGEGEGRGYSVNIPMPMYAGDDQYLRAFDQIVPPIFEWFRPQAVVAQLGVDAHYSDPLTTLNLTLTGYFALVRRILDLADKHSGSRLLALGGGGYNMMVVPTAWTGVLHILRGEPLPEYLPPYWVELFRNLTGYEPLCHPDIEMRIGPQTGQRIDKELSMTLLGLKERMNVLHSLF; encoded by the coding sequence ATGATCTACCTGTATTACAGCGAACGGTTCCAGGGATACAACTTCGGCCCGGAGCATCCCTTCAACCCCGCCCGGCTTATGCTCACCTTCAGCCTTATGGAGGAGTCAGGGCTGATCGATGAGCGGGTATGCAGGCTGGAGCCCTGCCCGGCCGGCGAAGAGGACATCCTCCGGGTACACACCCCCGAGTACCTGGAGGCAGTGAGGCTGGAGGAGCCGGACCTGGCCTTTGGTCTGGGCAGCGACGACACCCCGGTATTCGGGGGAATATATGAGGCATCCAGAATGCTGGCCGGGGCCTCTATCGATGCCGCCCGCAGGATCGCAGCCGAGGACTGCAGTGCCTTTAACATCGGCGGGGGGCTGCACCATGCCCTGCCCACTGTTGCCTCCGGTTTCTGCGTCTTCAATGATCCCGCCCTGGCCATCCGGGTCTTGCGGGAGAGCTTCGACCGGGTGCTTTATATCGATATCGATGGCCACCACGGCGATGGGGTGCAGCAGATATTCTACACCGACCCCCATGTCCTGACCATCTCCATGCACGAATCCGGATTGTACCTCTTTCCGGGCACCGGATTCATAGAGGAGGTGGGGGAGGGCGAGGGAAGGGGATACAGCGTGAACATCCCCATGCCCATGTACGCTGGAGACGATCAGTACCTACGAGCCTTCGACCAGATCGTTCCCCCCATCTTCGAGTGGTTCCGGCCCCAGGCAGTGGTAGCCCAGTTGGGGGTGGATGCCCATTACTCCGATCCCCTCACCACTCTGAACCTGACCCTTACCGGCTACTTCGCCCTCGTCCGCAGGATACTCGATCTGGCCGATAAGCACTCAGGCTCCCGGCTGCTGGCCCTGGGCGGCGGAGGCTATAATATGATGGTGGTTCCCACCGCCTGGACCGGCGTCCTTCATATCCTGAGAGGAGAGCCGCTGCCCGAGTATCTCCCCCCCTACTGGGTAGAGCTCTTCAGAAACCTCACCGGCTATGAGCCCCTCTGCCATCCGGATATAGAGATGAGGATCGGCCCGCAGACCGGGCAGAGGATCGATAAAGAGCTCTCAATGACCCTTCTGGGCTTGAAAGAGAGGATGAATGTGCTTCATTCTCTCTTTTAG
- a CDS encoding presenilin family intramembrane aspartyl protease PSH: MRSKLQVLVMLSFLVAVQLIALAITPAISATDSRVFEDPGSIYNPLFYVLLILIFTAALLLAMRLIGEWLISRFIQISIAITIFFVISAFVPLWPALLSTLAVMLLLHYYPEWYILDAFGILICAGVSSLLGLSMAVLPVIILLAVLAVYDAISVYKTRHMISLAEGAIRMKVPLLFIVPKSRDYSFRRRNEDAIHQGGGTGERERGAYFLGLGDAIIPTILVVSASWSYPSGGLPGPNLPALGAMLGSYAGFLILMAIARGRPQAGLPFLNSGVILGFLAGCLAAGLRPF; the protein is encoded by the coding sequence ATGAGATCCAAGCTCCAAGTTCTGGTCATGCTCTCTTTTCTGGTGGCAGTGCAGTTGATAGCCCTGGCCATAACCCCGGCCATATCGGCCACCGACAGCCGGGTATTTGAGGATCCAGGATCGATCTACAATCCCCTATTCTATGTTCTGCTCATCCTGATTTTCACTGCTGCTCTCCTCTTGGCCATGAGGCTGATAGGAGAGTGGCTGATCAGCAGATTCATCCAGATCTCCATTGCCATCACCATTTTCTTTGTGATATCCGCCTTTGTGCCCCTGTGGCCGGCCCTCCTCTCGACACTGGCAGTTATGTTGCTCCTTCATTATTACCCCGAGTGGTATATCCTGGATGCCTTTGGAATCCTGATCTGCGCAGGGGTCAGCTCCCTTCTGGGGTTGAGCATGGCTGTGCTGCCGGTCATCATCCTATTGGCGGTCCTGGCGGTCTACGATGCCATATCCGTCTATAAAACCCGTCATATGATCTCTTTAGCCGAGGGGGCGATAAGGATGAAGGTTCCCCTGCTGTTTATCGTTCCCAAGAGCAGGGATTACAGCTTCAGGCGCAGGAATGAGGATGCCATCCACCAGGGAGGAGGAACGGGAGAGAGGGAGAGAGGAGCCTACTTCCTGGGCCTGGGGGATGCCATCATTCCCACCATCCTGGTGGTATCTGCAAGCTGGTCATATCCATCAGGCGGCCTTCCCGGCCCAAACCTCCCCGCTCTTGGAGCAATGCTGGGAAGCTATGCCGGCTTTCTCATTCTGATGGCCATTGCCAGGGGCCGCCCTCAGGCAGGCCTTCCCTTCCTCAACTCCGGCGTCATCCTCGGATTTCTCGCCGGCTGTCTTGCTGCAGGGCTCCGGCCCTTCTAG
- a CDS encoding aspartate dehydrogenase — protein sequence MPLKVGLVGCGAIGAEIAGAIDSGMVDADLVSVFDHNPQTAIDLIASLQHKPKKSDLEELVELSDVVVEAASQRAVPAVARAALSKGRRLMIMSVGALADPVLFTEIKELAKSHSSQVYIPSGAISGLDALKSARSGRIERVTLTTTKNPSSLRGAPFILENGIDLDALTGPREIFSGSAIDAVRAFPANANVAATLYLAAGEKEVLVRVVADPDIRVNRHEIEVEGDFGRLYTRVDNVPSPRNPKTSHLAALSAISTLRSISEPVKIGT from the coding sequence ATGCCTCTCAAGGTCGGGTTGGTGGGCTGTGGTGCCATAGGAGCAGAGATCGCCGGGGCAATAGACTCTGGCATGGTGGATGCTGATCTGGTCAGTGTATTCGATCATAATCCTCAAACCGCCATTGATCTCATCGCCAGCCTGCAGCATAAGCCGAAAAAGAGCGATCTGGAAGAGCTGGTGGAGCTCTCTGATGTGGTGGTGGAGGCAGCCTCCCAGAGGGCGGTGCCTGCTGTCGCCAGGGCGGCCCTCTCCAAAGGCAGGAGGCTGATGATAATGAGCGTGGGCGCCCTTGCCGATCCAGTGCTCTTCACAGAGATAAAGGAGCTTGCCAAATCGCACTCCTCTCAGGTCTACATCCCCTCAGGGGCAATATCGGGCCTGGATGCCCTCAAGTCAGCCCGTTCCGGGCGGATCGAGAGGGTGACCCTGACCACCACCAAGAATCCAAGCAGCCTGAGAGGGGCCCCCTTTATCCTGGAGAACGGGATCGATCTGGATGCTCTCACCGGTCCGAGGGAGATCTTCTCCGGCAGTGCAATCGATGCCGTCCGGGCCTTTCCCGCCAATGCGAATGTTGCCGCCACCCTCTACCTGGCAGCAGGGGAGAAGGAGGTGCTGGTGAGGGTGGTCGCCGATCCGGATATCAGAGTAAATCGGCATGAGATAGAGGTGGAAGGGGATTTCGGAAGGCTTTATACCCGGGTGGATAACGTCCCCTCACCGCGAAACCCAAAGACCAGCCATCTGGCGGCTCTCTCCGCCATATCCACATTGCGCTCCATATCAGAGCCTGTCAAGATCGGGACCTGA
- the cyaB gene encoding class IV adenylate cyclase, whose amino-acid sequence MIEVEVKARAEEGTRERIASLGATPLQVENHLDLYFNSPLRDLRTSDEALRIRIKEDGARLTYKGPRLDQKTKSRQELTVKIDDPVRMGEILSLLGFVPSAELRKKRTKYSYQGMVIALDEVEGLGCFLEVEARGGEDWEREREQVLSVLEQLGLGETSRCSYLELLEEKKGKSRSGKDGGETVSGP is encoded by the coding sequence ATGATCGAGGTGGAGGTCAAAGCCCGGGCAGAGGAGGGGACAAGGGAGAGGATAGCCTCTCTGGGGGCCACGCCCCTCCAGGTGGAAAACCACCTTGACCTCTATTTCAATTCACCTTTAAGGGACCTCAGGACCAGCGATGAGGCGCTGAGAATCCGCATCAAGGAGGATGGGGCCCGGCTCACCTATAAGGGCCCCAGGCTCGATCAGAAGACCAAGTCCCGCCAGGAGCTGACGGTCAAGATCGATGATCCCGTCCGGATGGGGGAGATCCTCTCCCTCCTGGGATTTGTCCCCTCAGCAGAGCTGCGCAAGAAGAGGACGAAATACTCCTATCAGGGAATGGTCATCGCCCTGGATGAGGTGGAGGGCCTGGGCTGCTTTCTGGAGGTGGAGGCCCGGGGAGGGGAGGACTGGGAGAGAGAGAGGGAGCAGGTCCTATCGGTGCTGGAGCAGCTGGGACTGGGAGAGACCAGCCGCTGCTCCTACCTGGAGCTGCTGGAGGAGAAGAAGGGCAAGAGCCGGTCCGGGAAGGACGGAGGGGAGACGGTATCAGGCCCATGA
- the nadC gene encoding carboxylating nicotinate-nucleotide diphosphorylase — MLRSELERFIDEDLGQWDDSSTLIPELPARGVVIAKESCIISGLAEAAEIFHYFGLKCELLFDDGEFVPAMSTVLEVSGSARGILQSERLALNFLARMSGISTLTRECVLLAGGVRVAATRKTTPGFRLFEKRAVYLGGGDTHRFNLSGAILIKDNHIMILGLKECLRRAREASSFTKKIEVEVESLEDMLIAAKEGADIIMFDNMDPAKIAAGVKLLEAEGLRKRLILEASGGITLNNIKDYGASGVDVISLGALTKDAKWIDLSLEIENDGEWNAGREIP; from the coding sequence ATGCTAAGGTCAGAGCTGGAGCGGTTTATAGACGAGGACCTGGGCCAATGGGATGATTCCAGCACTCTTATTCCAGAACTGCCTGCTCGCGGAGTCGTTATCGCCAAGGAGTCTTGCATCATCTCCGGGCTGGCAGAGGCGGCTGAGATCTTTCATTATTTTGGCCTGAAGTGCGAGCTGCTCTTCGATGATGGCGAGTTTGTGCCGGCGATGAGCACTGTTCTGGAGGTATCGGGCAGCGCGAGAGGGATCCTGCAGTCCGAGAGGCTGGCACTCAACTTCCTTGCCCGGATGAGCGGCATATCCACCCTCACCCGGGAGTGCGTTCTCCTGGCCGGGGGGGTGAGGGTGGCAGCAACGCGCAAGACCACCCCTGGATTCCGCTTATTCGAGAAGAGGGCAGTTTATCTGGGAGGGGGCGACACCCATAGGTTTAACCTGTCCGGCGCCATCCTCATCAAAGATAATCATATAATGATCCTCGGCCTGAAGGAATGTCTGCGTCGCGCCCGTGAAGCATCCAGCTTCACCAAGAAGATCGAGGTGGAGGTGGAGAGCCTTGAGGATATGCTCATAGCAGCAAAAGAGGGCGCGGATATCATCATGTTCGATAACATGGACCCGGCGAAGATCGCTGCAGGGGTCAAGCTCCTGGAGGCCGAGGGATTGCGCAAGAGGCTGATTCTGGAGGCATCAGGAGGCATAACCCTGAATAACATCAAGGATTACGGTGCAAGTGGAGTGGATGTCATATCCCTTGGTGCTCTGACCAAAGATGCTAAATGGATTGACTTGAGCCTGGAGATTGAGAATGATGGAGAGTGGAATGCGGGCAGAGAGATCCCTTAA